Sequence from the Bryobacteraceae bacterium genome:
CGTCTTTTCTGATTTCCATCGTTACACTTGTATCATCGTGCGCCAGGACATCCTCATAGGTTTTATGATGCTCCTCGCCCCACAGCTTCATATACTCGGTAAGATAGAAGTCGTAAATTCTCCTGATTCGATGCAAATAGACTTGCGTGTGCATCTGATAGCGAGCGAGTATCAGCGCCTCGAAGGCGTGTTCTCCGCCACGGCGAATCGCGATCTGCAACCGCCCGGAGTCGGGATTATCGACAACTGTAAGCGAGTCGATGAGCCGTCTAGAATCGAAAATTCCGTAGTCAACGCCACAGTGCAACGAATCCCTACGAAGATAGTCCGTCCGGTCCATGTCCATCTGACTGGCAACAAACTCGCGCAGAAAAGTCAGCTCTGCCTTCTTTTCCATAAGGCGGACTAGCAGGCTCCGCGCCCCAGGAAAAAAGTTCTTATCGATCTCTTCTCCAAGCACAACGTCAATCACGTGCCGGGAGAGCTTCTCGTGGTCGCCTCCTGGGATCGTTGCCTCAGCAGCATGAGAGAACGCCGGATGGCCCACATCATGCAGCAACGAGTGTAGCCGGACTATCTGACGCGCCTTCGCAAAAGTCCGATCACTATCGCTAAGCTCGGGCACATGCTTAAGTTCCTCAAGCAGGCGCTCACGATGCCGAAGCGCTAGTAGATCGAATGCCTGAGTCGACAGTTCCATCACTCCCAGAGAGTGCTCAAAACGGGAATGCATCGCACCCGGATACACCAGGTACGTCATTGCAAGCTGCCGTACATGCCTCAATCTCTGGAACACTGGATGATCGATGATCCGCCTCTCGTTGACGGAATATCGAATGAACCCATGCACAGGACAGCGCACCCGTTGCGTCGGCTCATCCTCGCGATTTATGAACTCCGCTCCGATCATAATAGGAGAATAAAAGACGAAAGTCTACTCCCTATACCAACGCCTGCGGAGGCGCCGGTTCATCCGGACTCCCCGCGCTCGACAGCGGCCAGCGCACGAGGAGGACCACCAACCCCATGAGTACCAGAAAACCGGCCACGTAACTCTCATTCCCGAAATCCGGAATCCACTCCGGCTTGAACTGCAGCGCCGACCATACCAGCCCGATCAGCGCCTCGCCCGCGATCAGTCCCGACGCAGTCAGGATCCCCGCATTCTCCACCCGCGTCAACTGCGCGTGGTTGAACCCTCGGCTGCGCGCCACACGGTCGGCCACAGCCCGCACCATGCCGCCCACGAAGATCGCGAACGTCGTCCCGAACGGGAGGTACATCCCCACGGCCACCAGCATC
This genomic interval carries:
- a CDS encoding HD domain-containing protein yields the protein MTYLVYPGAMHSRFEHSLGVMELSTQAFDLLALRHRERLLEELKHVPELSDSDRTFAKARQIVRLHSLLHDVGHPAFSHAAEATIPGGDHEKLSRHVIDVVLGEEIDKNFFPGARSLLVRLMEKKAELTFLREFVASQMDMDRTDYLRRDSLHCGVDYGIFDSRRLIDSLTVVDNPDSGRLQIAIRRGGEHAFEALILARYQMHTQVYLHRIRRIYDFYLTEYMKLWGEEHHKTYEDVLAHDDTSVTMEIRKDAQSEGLRSKWAKRIVSRDHHRRVLETGDYADEQRLRRMKRVDRQLRLEYPNVDFFLDNAAHDIHKLTIPGEQEPSKVEDLYIVEDDGKRRLLTEDSAMIGKIPKRVRTVRIFADAHGRELEEIRQKARRLEVSEA